From Zalophus californianus isolate mZalCal1 chromosome 16, mZalCal1.pri.v2, whole genome shotgun sequence, one genomic window encodes:
- the ADORA2B gene encoding adenosine receptor A2b, whose amino-acid sequence MPLEAEDALYVALELAIAALSVAGNVLVCAAVGTSSALQTPTNYFLVSLAAADVAVGLFAIPFAITISLGFCTDFHSCLFLACFVLVLTQSSIFSLLAVAVDRYLAIGVPLRYKSLVTGTRARGVIAALWVLAFGIGLTPFLGWNSKDSATNCTEPWDGATNKSCCLVKCLFENVVPMSYMVYFNFFGCVLPPLIIMLVIYIKIFMVACRQLQHMELMDHSRTIIQREIHAAKSLAMIVGIFALCWLPVHAINCVSLFQPARAKNKPKWAMNTAILLSHANSVVNPVVYAYRNRDFRYTFHKIISRYVLCQTDVLKSGNGQAGAQPALDVDL is encoded by the exons ATGCCGCTGGAGGCGGAGGACGCGCTGTACGTGGCACTGGAGCTGGCCATCGCCGCGCTGTCGGTGGCGGGCAACGTGCTGGTGTGCGCCGCGGTGGGCACGTCGAGCGCGCTGCAGACGCCCACCAACTACTTCCTGGTGTCCCTGGCGGCGGCCGACGTGGCCGTGGGGCTGTTTGCCATCCCGTTTGCCATCACCATCAGCCTGGGCTTCTGCACCGACTTCCACAGCTGCCTCTTCCTCGCCTGCTTCGTGCTGGTGCTCACGCAGAGTTCCATCTTCAGCCTCTTGGCCGTGGCCGTCGACAGGTACCTGGCCATCGGCGTCCCGCTCAG GTATAAGAGTTTGGTCACTGGGACTCGAGCGAGAGGAGTCATTGCTGCCCTCTGGGTCCTCGCCTTTGGCATCGGACTGACCCCGTTCCTGGGGTGGAACAGTAAGGACAGTGCCACCAACTGCACGgaaccctgggatggagccaccaACAAAAGCTGTTGCcttgtgaagtgtctgtttgaGAACGTGGTCCCCATGAGCTACATGGTATATTTCAACTTCTTTGGGTGCGTCCTGCCCCCGCTGATCATCATGCTGGTGATCTACATCAAGATCTTCATGGTGGCCTGCAGGCAGCTTCAGCACATGGAGCTGATGGACCACTCCAGGACCATCATCCAGCGGGAGATCCATGCCGCCAAGTCCCTGGCCATGATCGTTGGCATTTTTGCTCTCTGCTGGTTGCCAGTACATGCCATCAACTGTGTCAGTCTCTTTCAGCCAGCCCGGGCAAAGAATAAGCCCAAGTGGGCAATGAACACGGCCATTCTCCTGTCACATGCCAACTCGGTGGTCAATCCTGTTGTCTATGCCTATCGGAACCGAGACTTCCGCTATACTTTTCACAAAATCATCTCCAGGTATGTCCTCTGCCAGACAGATGTCCTCAAGAGCGGGAATGGGCAGGCAGGGGCACAGCCTGCCCTTGATGTGGACCTATGA